The following DNA comes from Diorhabda carinulata isolate Delta chromosome 3, icDioCari1.1, whole genome shotgun sequence.
TGTTAGAAGTGCCGATTATAACTGTTGTTTTTAATgcatgttataattattttgatatgcTTTTCGTATCCATACAGGGTccaataatgaaaaacataacAGTTCGAAAGTCAGTCGAAAGAAAAGACAACGTGTCTACTTAAGATGGAAACATATGGAAAACAACAGTTATTGTTGATAAAAAGTTTTGCATGTTCTAAAAGTTAAGATGCGACCATCAGATCGCATCCAtcgtaattaaattttaattcaatgtccTACAGCTTCGATTCATCCATCTTCtctttataaacatttaattgttcttttttcatttcatttatttttgtacacaaCACACCATACGttcgttttaaaagaatattggttccgagtttttattacaaagtttggaTTACTGTTAGACCACCAGCGACAATTTTGTGATGAGACGATtccgtttgaagaaaatgttgccTCATCGGAAAATATAATAGTTCTTGTAAAAAACGGGTCTTCATCCAACTTTCCTTGGATCAGAGCGCagaattcaaaacgaatatcGTAATCACTTGATAGTAACGTGTTTACAAATTGTGATTTGTATGGAAAATATTTGCTACTGTATCTTTACTTATTGAAGTAATTTGCATTGCAGAGGCCCTTTCtcttaatgaaatttttgagtCTTCTACGACAGAAAGCATCACATAACGTCTTCATTCGCAACCCGTTTTTGGCATTtgttcttaaatttattttctatacttcCACTAGccttaaattcatttaaatttttttcaactgttgaatacataatattttgtaattgtcTACAACAACTCACTCTGACATTCACTGTCACATACTTCATGTCAGGACATCCCAGATTGCGTTAAATTTTATTCCgccagaataattaatacggaaTGATAATCACAAAACCtaaatttacataataaatggctgtaatcacatatttgaatataacttttaattcaaaacaactttacttcataacatttttcttcttcttcttcttcttcttcttcttcttattttaagactgtgtcttgtgttttcaaagaggcagcctaagttgtgactgcgaggaccagctctcataccagcgctttggtggtcttccaggcggtctacttgtattgggtctctcttcctttgcgattttcgccagtcgatcgttgttcattctattgacatgatctctccatactcttcttctagttctggcccatctcactatatccggaacgtcacacattcttctaatttcattgctccttattctgtctcttagtgttttccctgtgattgagcgtaatgtcttcatctcggtcgttctaagaatctgcttagtagttgcagtctccgccctcgtttctatggcgtatgtcattactggtctgatacaagttttatatataacatttttctgaattgtgaaaactaaagatactttactcttgaacaaaattcaaatttttttacaaacctTGTATACTGCTGATATATGATAGTTGCATTTcaacttttggaccatgcagaatTTCTAATCAATAAGTTTCCCATATGGTTCCAACATAAGTAGACACACTTTATACACTCAATGTCAAAAggttatttggaatatttttgagttattccCTGAGATAAGAACGAGGAGATCAGTCAGAAAGGGTATTATTGAACGGATTGAATGATTAACTCCATTCCATATTATACCATATATCGCGTTGTGCACGTGAGGGATATTATAGATTTTGTGTTAAAACAGCAGAAAGTTAACCGAAAACCGATACAACCAAGGATTTCATTCAATAGATAGTGTATAACTTTTATAAAGCCAATTTAGTGTCAACATTGGACATAATGCAGAGCAAACTACGTGTATATCTTGATTCTAGCTTTAAATATTTAGAGACACTTAAGtgtattttaaaaaaggttttaaaCATTCAAGTGTTGAGATATACCAAGACTGAATGAGAAATAAAGTGTACGTCTTCCTGTTCGCAGGATAAACGATGGTTTTGTACTAATACAAAGCTTACAACCGCTAAAAAGTTCCTAATAATGTGCTGATTACCACATGACCATcgcattatttttaaaaatggttcatCACCTCCTACCAAACATTTTCTTGTCAATTGTTATGAGTAACACATCTTACCTGTCCAGAATATTTCTCTATTAAGACTGCCCCCGTATTGTGTGCTTAATCCGATAGAAATGGTTTGAACTACATCCATAGAAAGTGTACACAAATATAATCGTCTACTTCCTTTTAGTGAAGTATGTCTTTAAAACATACATCAAGTTATTTCGGAACCATACAACAATTTATGGTGAAATTGTATGATacacagaaaaagaaaaacaagtaaaaaatcaTCGCACTCTCGGCGTGAGACTCATAATAATTCgattatagaatgaaaaatacgGATCATGAATAAGAGTTTGAAATTTGTGAACACATAATTTTGCAAAGactcaatcaatttttatatttgcgTTTATTGTAGCTTCTCTTTAAGATAATAAATCAATGTTACATGttgctttcaaaaaattttcgaatttggAGGGCGTTGAAAGATCCTGATTAAAGTCTTCACAAAgtattacattattatttaactaatttttgtgCGGCTCTATagttcaaatgaaattttgtatgagaaaaattacgttttgatttatttaattgatttttcctTAATGATGCCCAAAATTTCTTCCATTTAGGCCGATCTGCGgctatataaaattgaattcaaaaaacCCGAGCTCTATAAATGCTTTCTGTGGAGACATTGCTGCAATAGACAGACGGACGGAGGGATAAAACGCTTGTAAAAAATGCgctaaaaatgaatattctacTTCCGAAAAGACATAAACATAGTATTAGATATTTTATGacaaattgatacatttttccATTGTATCGTCTCTTCATATTATTATGTTTTGCAGCTGCAGTTATACTTAAGAGAATTTGTGCTTTCACAGTATTTATACTTTAGATATGGTTATCTATTGCCTTAAGCTTgaatatcaattcaaatttacAGGGGTCGTGTTGGAGCAACGACTTTCGAAGACAATCTCTTTTTTCTAGGTAGAATGTTTGAAATTTGTTGTGTCTATTGTTCAGAACTAGTTTCGCTACAGGATTGCAAATTagtattttcatcattatttaatatgattatgaaaaaatataattaatctgtagtgaaatataatttttagtctTTTTCTATGCTAGAACAATGTTTAGTTGGTATGCAGAATTTAAGAGAGGAAAGGTAGCATTACAGAACGAACCTCGTCCTGTACGAACGATTACCGATTATCTCAGAAAACATTCAATCTGGAAGAAAAGTGGTAGCCGAAGATCGTTGAATGACCTATGATCAAATTGATAATACTTTGGGAATGAGATAGGTAGCTTCACAGCCAATTGCTAAAGATTACCTAATTCTAACCAAACGATGTTAGCATAGGTGCCTTCATGGTTTGTTAACTGATTCACTATACCATTCAAGATGAATTGAACCCATTATGATTGGAAAATTCAATGACAAACAGATTTGCAACATCGTTATCGGTGATGAATCGTGATTGTAATAATATCATACTGAAAACACAATTCACCGTCTGGTGTTTATAAAGGAGAACTGCCTCTTACTAAAAATCGACGCTCACTCATTGAAAGAATGTTAGTTGTCTTCTTGAAAAGTGGTTATATAAAACCGATAATCTTGTGAAAATCCAAGAACACAAAGGTTCACTGAGAGTGGAAGCTTGTTTGCGAATGTCTGATCACACTGCAAGAATTATCGATTTTGGAGTCTAACAGGGCGATCAAttgctttttattattttttatcttgtgGGAAAGCTTTTTTGTATCATACATTCAATTGTAAGAATAGTCCTAGTCAGAATTATCCGATTAATGGTTTTTCAGCTTAATAGAGTTTAAGGAcgaaagtaaaaaaatacaagGAAAGTTCACATAGTAATAGTTTCCAAACTAATACATATTCTCagatttataattttctgactTAAATGTAGAATTATTGTTAGGATGAACTGGAAACTGTATTGTTTACCTTTTAAGTTGTTAATCagttttcaattctattttttaatttaccgAGTTCACTATCTATTTTAAACTGTAGTGCTGATTCTGAGATTCCaatcatttcaattatattgGTATTAATTTTATACGTTAGAGCAGATTAATATAAGGATATCTCTCATCTAATAAATAATGAGAAGCATGTTAGTATTCATTTTGATGTAACTCTGGAAACAATGGCAAGTAATTTCAACAAAGATATTTCAAGTTAGCTGAACCTAGTAACAAGAAATAATGGACTGCTCTGTTGTGAACCTTAAAGATGAAATGTATATCCCAAGAAAATTTTGGATGAAAGGAGATTTTAAGAAACTCAAAAATGGGATAAAACGAGGTaactttagttttttttctgGCTGCTAAATTAGGTAAGCTGCATTAAAACAATGAGGACTTGACGAGCTATGCTACAGAACTAGAGAAACTAACTAAGAGGCTGCACACAGCTCACATAGCAGAAGGAATGTCTGCTAATCTGGCCTAGAAATACACGACTGAAGCAACGGTTAAATCAGTAAActtcattttgtgaaattttgatcGATGTTAGcgttacaattcttttttactttgagtggaatgaataattttcatttcattcgtTTTTGAACTCTATAGATGGTCAACGACAATTTTGGCAGctggaaaattgtttttgtaagtAGAGGTGTGATTAAAGGCTTAATTGCATTCGTCGCATTGTTTAACTGACAGATTAAGAAGAACTGGTGCTCACATGGTAGTGGAATTTTGAATTTAGAGTGTAATTCGTATTTTCAGTTATTACGAggttaatgaatttatttataggAGTCTTTAAATGAGCCAAATATCTATATAACAAGCGTGATTAATGTGATCGTCCCTCATTAAAAGCAGGGATGTTTTGTAgtaatgaatgaaatattgtattattgaatttttttctctttcataCCATTGATATCGTATTAATATTTTCAGCAAACAAAATCACTCCATGCAATACAAAAGATCCGAATTTGTCAGAATGCGTAATGAGCAATATAAATTGTCTTAGAAGTCAACTATTGGATGGAATTCCACAATTGAACTTCCCGTCTTTGAATCCATTAAAAATAGATTCATTCCAAATCACAGCTAGGAAAGAGTTCGAGGGCAATTTTTCCAATGCAGTAGTGTATGATGTTGATAagtttaacataaaatatttagaagtcgatttagaaaaaatgtgtTGGTCTGACCAAATGGAATTTGATGAGGTATACGTTGAGACGGACTATATATTGGATGGAGAGTTAGTATCAATGGAATTTCATGAATATTCAGGATATGGCTCTGCAAAATTTTGTAAGTATGgaaatttttccatatatcAAATAAAGAGCAGTTCATATTACTCATCAACTCATCACTATAACTGCATTTTGATGACTATCTTTATGGTACATAAACTTGTCTATAACTGCTAAATATCAAATTACCATTTCTCACATCTTGAtacattaacattttttgagaAACCACTAATCcataaagaaattttcaatattctgttTGAAACTATCGATTATGTCagtttatttgaagaaattttcaaagtattaatACTTTATAAATGATGGataaaatgaagataaatcgataaaaattgaagttactcattaattcagaaaaaatatgCCGACCTGTCATCAATATTCTAAGGTAATAATATGGATGAGCGATTCATGAAAATCTTAATATTTCTTCCAGACTGATATCTAAAACCTTAAACATAGAGAAAACAGATTAGCCAGCACCTACTGTAGACGCTGAGAGCCGGCGTCGTTTTTTATGCTGGTGCATGCACAAAAACGACGCTGATTGCTTGCCAGTGACAAAGCCGATTTCATAGAGTCAGGATGTCGAGTTCATTCACTTTTTGAATGGAAGCCTCAACtctaagaaaaattatatctaaaacTGTAAAGGAAATATGGGAAGAGTTGCAGCACGAACATATGTCTTTTTCAAATGAAAGGCACTTTTAATACGATATctgaaaacttttatattttgtggAACTTTCCTCATGTAATAGGGGCCATTGATGGATCTATGTtcttgaattataaaaaataattttctgttgtACTCCAAGAGAAGGCAGATGCAAATTATAAACTAATTGCTATAGACATAGGCGGTTATTGAAGGTAAAGTAACGGCAGAAATTTTCAGTCCTCTGACTTCTACTGAATACTCATTACAAAGGAAATCAAAATAACAGAAGCTTCTAGTCTTCTAAGAACAAATAGAAAAGCACCATCAGAATCTCTAGAGctcgaaaaacaataaaatttacttttggtatattaaattcaaaatggcgTGTCTTGTTCAAACCCATCGAAACGGATGGTATAcatcattattaaatttattcgtgtttttaaatgaaaaaagaaatctTCGTTATAAACCAAACGATCATAAATCACGTGTATAATGACAATTGGAAACTTTGAAAAGAGCTACGAGAGAAAAAGAAATCACGAGGATTAATTGGAGGACCATCATCACGATGGCACACGATCGCATACTCCAAGAATCACACAGGGAAAATTACGTCAGTACGTGTGGGTAGTTCTCGTCCAACCGTCATAATCTGTTGTAGttccttttcttctttaaaaacatAGTAGTAATAGTACCTCAAAATTATGACGATTCTTTTTTGTAACGATTTTTATATTAGGAAGGTTGAGATCCTACTCGAGCATTCGTTATGAGCATTCGGTATGAGTTGCTGATTGATTCCATTTATGTAGAATGGGTTAAACAAGTACTTGTCTACATTATTTTTAGacgtgatttttattataatagaagGCAGAGAATATTACCAATTTTATTTGTAGAGCTCAAGTTGCATAATTCTACAAACCTCTGCTAATCATAACAGAAAATCAGCATTCACAGGAAATAATCATCTAATGAAGGAACATAACAGAGTTTCGCAGAGAATATTCGGAAATTAACTACTATTATACTAAAAAGTTTcggttaaaaaaatatagtgagTTGAAATAACTCCCAAAAGCATTCCAAAGTTTTTATAGAAGGTTTTTATGGATAGGCTTCGAAGCCCTAATAGTAAAGCCCAAATAGTAAAGGACAGCGAATTAATGCGAGGATCAGCGTACAGATCAGTTATGAATGTAGCTTCAGTCCTGCAGCGTATTAGTTAATTATTGTGATGACATTTCCTATCATTCATTCGAATATCGATGGAATG
Coding sequences within:
- the LOC130891391 gene encoding uncharacterized protein LOC130891391; its protein translation is MKIIVSIIFGVIVSANTNKLPNKITPCNTKDPNLSECVMSNINCLRSQLLDGIPQLNFPSLNPLKIDSFQITARKEFEGNFSNAVVYDVDKFNIKYLEVDLEKMCWSDQMEFDEVYVETDYILDGELVSMEFHEYSGYGSAKFFGIHANNIITLDTCTVDGEKYLKIKDISVDVHIDNYEMTLNGLEKYGICNEYASKMINAASHGLLQEFRDSINSDVRKIISDLYGRIFETVPLNELFAF